GCGAGATTGAACGCACTGGCGCCGGCCGTGGGGAACACATCCTTCGCCGACGCCTGTTCGCCGCCGCAGGTGGACGAGTAGTAAGTGCGGAGCAGCACCTTGCTCGCCGGTCCGCTGACCCCCTCGGTCATGACCACGCCCCGAGTCGCCCGGGTTGCCTCCACCGCGACCGTCAGGCTCGACAACCCGCCGTACATCTGATCGCTGGTGTTGCTCTCAACGTCAAAGTACTCGTACGCGCGCCGGGAACGTTCTCGCTCGTGCAGCGCATAGCTACGCGCCGCCACCGCCTGGCACTCGAACGCCTGTCGGGGCCACGTTGCGATGAGTTCGTGACTGATGACGCCCGGCACGTACGTTTCGATCGGCATCACGCCGATCACGTCGAGCACCCCGCCCTCATTCGACTTGGAATGCACGAGCGCGAAGCCCGGATGAGTCCCTCCGTCAACGACCAGCGCGTCCCCGGGCTTGTACCCGTCGCTCGAACGGCGCTCGGTTTCGCTCATTTCTCTGGGTAGCACCTCGACATCCGTGCCCGGCGCGAATTCTCGCTGCCGACCGGTCCCGTCCGTCATGACCATGCCGTTCGTGGTGCCGCGGAATGTCAGCGGACCGGTGACCGCTTCCGCCCGCACTACAGTCGTCGGGCGAATTACCATCCGGCTGGGACCCTCGATCCGGGTCTGCAAGGTGCTTTTCTTGATTCGCACCCGGATGTCAGGCTCTTCGCGGAACGACACGGGCCTCCCGGTCGGTTTGGCATCGAACGAGGAGCATCCCGCCAAGCCCACCGAGGCGAAAACAATCGAGGCGACAAGCCCGAGGCGGGAAACACACGCAATCCATTGGCGAGACATGCTTGGCAGGCTCCAGAAGAAACGGGCAGTTTCCGCGCGTTCGACGCGGCCTACTGGCGGCACGCGTGCGGCCATCGGTTACGATCTTCGCGCATGTACAGAATCGTTCCGTTGACTCGAAAAACTCGCAAAGTCGTTGTCGCATTCGGCGCTCTTGCGTCGGGCGCGTTGCTCACCGGCTGTGGGCCCGGGAGATTCATCCCCGAAAAGACGCAGGCCGCTTGGAACGGCCCCACCGTCTGGATCGAATCCAGCCCCCAATGGACTGTTGTCGTCGAGCCGCCGATCGGCGGTTGGATGGTTTCGCTGGATCAGATCATGGAGCAGCGCGGACGCACCGAGGTCTTTATCTCGATCTCGCCTCCAAACCCAAGCTTTGTCGTAACCCCGACCCCCGTGGAGCAGCGTATTTCAACGCCGATTCGAAACACCGTGCCCTTGTGGGTCTATGCACGGCAGCTTCATTGGCAGGGGGAACCGCCTTGGAAGCCGGCCAGCGGACCGTTTTCGTTCGCGGCAAAGAGCGACGATGCCCGGCCTCCCAAGCCGTTTGAAGAGGTGCCGGTCCAGCAAGAGTGATCCCCGACCACAGGAACACCGCATGGCGAACATACTTGTCGTCGGACCGCATCCGGATGATCAGGAACTGGGAATGGGGGGCACGATCGCCCGCCTCGCCGACCAGGGACACAGGGTCGCGATCCTCGATATCACCGACGGATGCCCGACCCCGGTCGGCGATCGAACAACAAGGTTGACAGAAGCCAAGGAGGCGCTCGCCGCGCTGCAACCCGGCCCGGACAAACCGGTCATTACCCGGCATCTGCTCGATCTTCCGAATCGGCGGGTGCAGCACTCGCTGGAAGCCCGTCATGCGGTGGCGGGACAAATCAGAGCACACCAGGCAACGATCGTCTTCTGTCCGCATCCGCTCGATGCGCACCCGGATCACATTGCGACCACGCGGATCGTGGAAGACGCCCGCTTTGACGCCAAATTGACGAAGCAGCCCATGCCCGGAGATCTCGACCGGCCGCCGATCTACCCCAAATGGTTGATTTACTACTACTGCACCCATCTGCGCCGCGTTCCGGACCCCACATTTGTCATGGATATCGCGGGCTACCAAGAAAAGCGTCGCGCCGCGATCCGCGCCTACCGCACCCAATTCGAGCTGAACCCGGCGGCAAGCGGGCTTCTCGAGCGGCTTGATGCCGGAGTGAGCTTTATGGGTTCGCGGATCGGAACCGCCGCGGCAGAACCCTTCTTCACGCACGAACCACTCGGGCTTCGAGGACTGGGAGATCTGGCGCTTTGATCGCATTTTGCCCGCAAGACTGTTGCGGCTGCATTGGGTCCGTGCTTTGATCTTGCTGTGAATCTCACGGCCGAGCTGCTGGCCCCGGACATTGCCGCTTTGATCAAAGAAGGAGCGTTCTCCGAAGTTCGCAGTGCGCTGCACGGACTTCCGCCCGTCGACGTCGCCGACATTCTGTCGAGTATCGAGCCGAGCGAAGCGGCACTCGGTTTCCGATTCATGCCACGCGATGCCGCGGCGGAAGCCTTCGCGTATCTCACGCCCGAGCTCCAGGAAACGCTGATCAACGAGCTCGGCGCCGAAGGATCCGTGCGCGTCATCGAGGGAATGAGCGCCGACGACCAGGCGCGATTGCTGGACGAACTGCCGGAATCCGTGGCGGAGCGCGTCGTCGCCAAACTCTCGCCCGAAACGCGCGCGACGACACAGGCGATTCTCGGATATCCCCCGCGCACGGTCGGTCGTCTGATGACGCCCGACTACCTGAAGATCAGGCCGGATTGGACTGTTTCGCAGGCGCTCGACTATGTGCGCAAACACGGACGGGACGCCGAGACGATCAACGTCGTGTACGTCGTCGACGATTCGGGCAAATTGATCGACGATCTTCGCCTGCGACAGATTTTCCTCGCCGATCCCGCCGCGAAAATCGAAGACCTGATGAACCGTAACTTTGTCACGTTGCGGGCCGATCAGCCGCAGGAAGAAGCCGTGCAGTTGATGGCGCGCTACGACCGTACGGCGCTGCCGGTGGTCGATAGCCGGGGCAATCTGATCGGCATCGTGACCGCTGACGACGTCGCCGACGTCGCCCAGCAGGAGTTCACCGAGGACATCCAGAAGGTCGGCGGCATGGCGGCGCTCGAAGAGAGCTTCGCTCAGGCGAGCGTGCGCTCGCTCGTCGCGAAGCGCGCGCCCTGGCTCGCGCTCCTGTTTCTCAGCGAGCTTCTCACGAGCAACACGCTCCGCTTCTTCGACGACGAGATCCAGAAGGTGGTCGTTCTATCCATCTTCGTACCCGCGATCATCTCTTCCGGCGGCAACTCGGGCTCACAGAGTTCGACGCTCGTCATCCGCGCGCTTGGCACCGGCGAAGTCACGGTCAAGGACTGGTGGAAAACCATCCGACGCGAATTCGTTGTTGCCATGGTGCTCGGTTTGATCATCGGCTCGCTTGGGTTTATCCGTGTCAGCCTTTGGGGACTGATGGGTTGGTGGGTTGAGGTCCGCAAGAATTCCCAGGGGATCGAAGTCACCGATCCGTCGGTGCAAGAACACTACATCCGGCTTGCCGCGGCGATCTCGACCAGCCTGTTCGGAGTCGTGCTTTGGGGTTCGATCATGGGCGCGCTGCTGCCTTTCGGTCTCAAAAAGATGAAACTCGATCCGGCGGGTTCCAGCACGCCTTTCGTCGCAACGCTCGTGGACGTCACCGGAATCATCATCTATTTCACCGCGGCGATCGTCATCCTGCGCGGCACGCTGCTCTAGCAAAGAAAGAGCCCGAGCATTCGCCCGGGCTCCATCGGAACAAGATTCTTGACCAAACGTCAGGCCGCAGCAGGCTGCGCACCGGCGAGACCGCGAACAGAT
The DNA window shown above is from Phycisphaeraceae bacterium and carries:
- a CDS encoding PIG-L family deacetylase translates to MANILVVGPHPDDQELGMGGTIARLADQGHRVAILDITDGCPTPVGDRTTRLTEAKEALAALQPGPDKPVITRHLLDLPNRRVQHSLEARHAVAGQIRAHQATIVFCPHPLDAHPDHIATTRIVEDARFDAKLTKQPMPGDLDRPPIYPKWLIYYYCTHLRRVPDPTFVMDIAGYQEKRRAAIRAYRTQFELNPAASGLLERLDAGVSFMGSRIGTAAAEPFFTHEPLGLRGLGDLAL
- the mgtE gene encoding magnesium transporter — protein: MNLTAELLAPDIAALIKEGAFSEVRSALHGLPPVDVADILSSIEPSEAALGFRFMPRDAAAEAFAYLTPELQETLINELGAEGSVRVIEGMSADDQARLLDELPESVAERVVAKLSPETRATTQAILGYPPRTVGRLMTPDYLKIRPDWTVSQALDYVRKHGRDAETINVVYVVDDSGKLIDDLRLRQIFLADPAAKIEDLMNRNFVTLRADQPQEEAVQLMARYDRTALPVVDSRGNLIGIVTADDVADVAQQEFTEDIQKVGGMAALEESFAQASVRSLVAKRAPWLALLFLSELLTSNTLRFFDDEIQKVVVLSIFVPAIISSGGNSGSQSSTLVIRALGTGEVTVKDWWKTIRREFVVAMVLGLIIGSLGFIRVSLWGLMGWWVEVRKNSQGIEVTDPSVQEHYIRLAAAISTSLFGVVLWGSIMGALLPFGLKKMKLDPAGSSTPFVATLVDVTGIIIYFTAAIVILRGTLL
- a CDS encoding SpoIID/LytB domain-containing protein, which produces MSRQWIACVSRLGLVASIVFASVGLAGCSSFDAKPTGRPVSFREEPDIRVRIKKSTLQTRIEGPSRMVIRPTTVVRAEAVTGPLTFRGTTNGMVMTDGTGRQREFAPGTDVEVLPREMSETERRSSDGYKPGDALVVDGGTHPGFALVHSKSNEGGVLDVIGVMPIETYVPGVISHELIATWPRQAFECQAVAARSYALHERERSRRAYEYFDVESNTSDQMYGGLSSLTVAVEATRATRGVVMTEGVSGPASKVLLRTYYSSTCGGEQASAKDVFPTAGASAFNLAKPLQAQKREHFCQSAGRYRWSAKRGDTELSRRIQAWGANAGHPVKTIGQLTSCKIVERNVTGRPVRYELGDDRGQIFKINAEQLRNACNFAAPGLTEITKETRVYSGDLEMFIASEDVIINGRGFGHGVGMCQYCAKGMAEKGWDWPAMMKLFYPGAGTMKAY